GGTTAATTTCTTTCCAAGCCAGATCGAGAGCCTCCTGATGGATATCGAAGGACTTGAGCCCCACTACCAGATCATCGTCCGGAGGGAAGGGACACTGGACACGCTGGAGGTGCGGATCGAGGTCAACGAGGCCGTTTTCTCCGACGAGATAAGGAAGCTGGAATCCCTGGAGAAAAAGGTGACCGGGGAATGCAGGGAAATGCTCGGAATCTCGGCCAAAATAAAGCTCGTTGAGCCGAAGACCCTTCAACGCTTTGAGGGGAAGGCAAAAAGAGTCATTGACGAGCGAAATATTCAGTAGGGGGGTCAGGATGAAGGTCAAACAGATTTCCGTTTTCATGGAGAACAAATCGGGCAGGCTTGCGCAGATTACACGGGTCCTCGGCGATGCGGACATCAACATACTCACCCTGTCTCTCGCCGACACGGCTGATTTCGGCATATTAAGGCTTCTGGTCAGTGATAACGAGAAGGCGGTCAGGGCCCTGAAGGCGGCCGGATTTACGGTTGGAGAGAACGATGTCCTGGCGGTGGATATCCCGGACCGGCCAGGCGGGCTGGCGGACTTTCTCGAACTCATCGGGGTTAACGACATCAATATCGAGTACATGTACGCATACAGGAAAGGCGGTAAGTCCATCCTCATATTCAGGTTTGAGGACCTGGACAGGGCGGGAAAGATCTTTGCCGACACCCCGTTCAAGCTCCTTTCAAGCGAGGAGTTATACGGGCTAAGTTGATGACTTCGCAAAAAGTCATCAACGCGCCCACTAAGGGGCGCCCAAATCGAAGATTTGTGAGGAAAGTGAAAATGACACTTTTCGCTTTCCGTCAAGTAAAAAGCCATTCATGGACTTTTTACGACCATATCAAAGTTGATGACTTCGCAAAAAGTCATTAATGGACTTTTTACGACATTGTCATAGTTAAAAAGAGGCGCAGCTCATTATTGCGGCAAAGCCGCGTTATGGGCGATATAAACTACCAGGAGGCAGGGGGCGAGAGGAGATGAATATGAGTAGGATCAGGAAAACGACGATTCTGTGTGCCGTTTTTGCGCTGTCCGTGGCCATGGTCATCGGTTCGACGGGGCCCGCGGCGGCACGTGGAGAATACAAGATCGGCGCGTTATTCGCGACCAGCGGGCCGGCATCCATGCTGGGGCTGCCAGAGAAAAACACGGTATCCATGCTGGAGGAATCCATCAACAGCCAGGGCGGTATCAACGGCATTCCCGTTAAAGTGGTTATTTACGACACCCAGGCGGATCCTTCCAAAACAGTCACCGCGGCAAAGAAGCTTATCAAGAAAGATAACGTTGATGTCATTATCGGGCCCACGACCTCGGGAGCGACCCTTGCCATAATAGACGTGGTTCAGAAGGCCGAGGTGCCGCTGATCTCCTGTGCGGCATCGGTCAGAATCATTCAGCCGGTAAAGAAGTGGGTCTTCAAGACACCGCAGACGGATGTCATGGCGGTGGAAAAGATCTACGCAAAGCTTCAGAAAGAGGGAAAGAAGAAGGTCGCTATAATTACGGTCAGCAACGGGTTCGGCGATTCGGGCCGCGTCCAGCTCAAGAAGTTCGCCGAAAAATATGGCATTACCATCGTGGCGGATGAACGGTACGGGTCCAAGGATACGGATATGACCGTTCAGATGACCAAGATAAAGGGCACCGATGCCGAGGCCATTATCTGCTGGGGAACCAACCCGGGGCCTGCCGTCATCGCCAAGAACAGGAAACAGTTGGGCATAACAATTCCGCTGTACAACAGCCACGGCGTTGCCTCAAAGAAGTT
The Deltaproteobacteria bacterium DNA segment above includes these coding regions:
- a CDS encoding ACT domain-containing protein, translating into MKVKQISVFMENKSGRLAQITRVLGDADINILTLSLADTADFGILRLLVSDNEKAVRALKAAGFTVGENDVLAVDIPDRPGGLADFLELIGVNDINIEYMYAYRKGGKSILIFRFEDLDRAGKIFADTPFKLLSSEELYGLS
- a CDS encoding ABC transporter substrate-binding protein; this translates as MSRIRKTTILCAVFALSVAMVIGSTGPAAARGEYKIGALFATSGPASMLGLPEKNTVSMLEESINSQGGINGIPVKVVIYDTQADPSKTVTAAKKLIKKDNVDVIIGPTTSGATLAIIDVVQKAEVPLISCAASVRIIQPVKKWVFKTPQTDVMAVEKIYAKLQKEGKKKVAIITVSNGFGDSGRVQLKKFAEKYGITIVADERYGSKDTDMTVQMTKIKGTDAEAIICWGTNPGPAVIAKNRKQLGITIPLYNSHGVASKKFIELAGDSANGTFLPAGRLLVVNQLSDSDPQKAVLLNYKNNYEKKFGGSANTFGGHAYDAFSIAVEALKNLSDKKIEPTRAAIRSEIEKIRGFVGTGGVFNFSPEDHNGLTKDDFVMIEIKDGDWTLAK